From Deltaproteobacteria bacterium, one genomic window encodes:
- a CDS encoding type IV pilus twitching motility protein PilT → MEELFQLMVNAKASDLHLKSGKEPMLRVDGEIRSIKGRLALEPNQLQQIVRAIMPAENREEFDATNDTDFAYELPGQARFRCNVFRDLAGVGAVFRQIPTKILTAEQLRLPKAVMDLCELEKGLVVVTGPTGSGKSTTLAAMIDSINTHRSDHIITIEDPVEFVHPDKGCLVNQREVGKSTKSFKSALRAALREDPDIVLVGEMRDLETVAIAIETAETGHLVFGTLHTNTAASTIDRIIDQFPADRQSQIRTMLSESLKGVVAQTLLKKKGGGRVAALEILIVTSAIANLIREGKTFQINSAMQTGRGLGMQSISDSMLDLVKAGIVEPQEAYDRSPLKKDFAQILTRAGFRGPWSTEGEKA, encoded by the coding sequence ATGGAGGAGCTCTTCCAGCTGATGGTCAACGCCAAGGCGTCGGACCTGCACCTCAAGAGCGGCAAGGAGCCCATGCTGCGCGTCGACGGCGAGATCCGGTCGATCAAGGGCCGCCTGGCGCTCGAGCCGAACCAGCTCCAGCAGATCGTGCGCGCCATCATGCCGGCCGAGAACCGCGAGGAGTTCGACGCCACCAACGACACCGACTTCGCCTACGAGCTCCCGGGCCAGGCGCGCTTCCGCTGCAACGTCTTCCGCGATCTCGCGGGCGTGGGCGCCGTGTTCCGGCAGATTCCGACGAAGATCCTCACCGCCGAGCAGCTCCGCTTGCCCAAGGCGGTGATGGATCTGTGCGAGCTCGAGAAGGGGCTGGTGGTCGTCACCGGGCCCACGGGCAGCGGCAAGAGCACCACGCTCGCGGCGATGATCGATTCCATCAACACCCATCGCAGCGACCACATCATCACCATCGAGGATCCCGTCGAGTTCGTGCATCCCGACAAGGGCTGCCTGGTGAACCAGCGCGAGGTGGGCAAGAGCACCAAGAGCTTCAAGAGCGCGCTCCGCGCCGCCCTGCGCGAGGACCCGGACATCGTGCTCGTGGGCGAGATGCGAGATCTCGAGACCGTGGCCATCGCCATCGAGACCGCGGAGACCGGCCACCTCGTCTTCGGCACGCTGCACACCAACACTGCGGCCTCGACCATCGACCGCATCATCGACCAGTTCCCGGCCGACCGTCAGAGCCAGATCCGCACCATGCTCAGCGAGTCGCTCAAGGGGGTGGTCGCGCAGACGCTGCTCAAGAAGAAGGGCGGCGGGCGCGTGGCTGCGCTGGAGATCCTCATCGTCACCAGCGCCATCGCCAACCTCATCCGCGAGGGGAAGACCTTCCAGATCAACAGCGCCATGCAGACCGGCCGCGGCCTGGGCATGCAGAGCATCTCCGACTCGATGCTGGATCTGGTGAAGGCGGGAATCGTCGAGCCGCAGGAGGCCTACGATCGCTCGCCGCTCAAGAAGGACTTCGCGCAGATCCTCACGCGCGCGGGCTTCCGCGGCCCGTGGAGCACGGAAGGTGAGAAGGCCTAA
- a CDS encoding ketoacyl-ACP synthase III, with product MYVHSLGHFHPETVLDNRFLESLDIGTDDAWITERVGIRTRHTVLPLDYIRSTRNADPRAALEAATLSNAETGARAARLALERAGLKPSDIGMVVAGGCSPDECIPAEANRIAEKLGVDAPSFDLSAACSSFGAQLHFLTGMRPERLPEFVLVVNPENSTRVVDYRDRSSCVLWGDGTSAAILSPRTPGRFRIAETLLGGDPAGADKVKVPRMGHFWQQGAAVQTFAIKRASETFSELRKRWLAAKPDRKPDGLTLIGHQANLRMLEAVARRCEVAPERHIYNVDRRGNTGASGAPSVLSEKWDDPNLPSDIALCVVGSGLTWAGVLLERT from the coding sequence ATGTACGTCCACAGCTTGGGCCACTTTCACCCGGAGACGGTGCTCGACAACCGCTTCCTCGAGTCCCTCGACATCGGGACCGACGACGCTTGGATCACCGAGCGCGTGGGCATTCGCACGCGCCACACCGTCTTGCCGCTGGACTACATCCGCAGCACGCGCAACGCCGACCCGCGCGCCGCCCTCGAGGCCGCCACGCTCTCCAACGCGGAGACCGGCGCCCGCGCCGCACGCCTGGCGCTCGAGCGCGCGGGGCTGAAGCCCTCCGACATCGGCATGGTGGTGGCGGGCGGCTGCTCGCCCGACGAGTGCATCCCCGCCGAGGCCAACCGCATCGCCGAGAAGCTGGGCGTCGACGCGCCCTCGTTCGATCTCTCGGCCGCCTGCAGCTCCTTCGGCGCGCAGCTGCACTTCCTCACCGGCATGCGGCCCGAGCGGCTGCCCGAGTTCGTGCTGGTGGTGAACCCCGAGAACTCCACGCGCGTGGTCGACTATCGCGATCGCTCGAGCTGCGTGCTCTGGGGCGACGGCACCAGCGCCGCCATCCTCTCCCCGCGCACGCCCGGCCGCTTCCGAATCGCCGAGACGCTCCTCGGCGGCGATCCCGCCGGTGCCGACAAGGTCAAAGTCCCGCGCATGGGCCACTTCTGGCAGCAGGGCGCGGCGGTGCAGACCTTCGCCATCAAGCGCGCGAGCGAGACCTTCAGCGAGCTGCGGAAGCGCTGGCTGGCGGCGAAGCCGGACCGCAAGCCGGACGGCCTCACGCTCATCGGCCACCAGGCCAATCTGCGGATGCTCGAGGCGGTGGCACGGCGCTGCGAGGTCGCGCCGGAGCGTCACATCTACAATGTTGATCGCCGCGGCAACACCGGCGCGAGCGGCGCGCCCTCGGTGCTCAGCGAGAAGTGGGACGACCCGAACCTGCCCAGCGACATCGCGCTCTGCGTGGTCGGCTCCGGGCTGACCTGGGCCGGCGTGCTCCTCGAGCGCACCTAG
- a CDS encoding rRNA methyltransferase codes for MLRTQLPANLGAAARAMKNFGLSRLTLVAPRTSDLPAARAVAVHAEDIIDRARIVASLADALADARWIVGTTNRPIAGQRQLAPPAFAEEAAARSHEGEVALLFGDEQSGLSNADLLACHDASTIPTEKEQPSLNLAQAVVVYANALFGHAAAPPPPEREARATEKSLSEVERALRDLLHASKFPDPDRPGHGVAKLSQTLRRSGLTDAEARLWQAALRQVEQRLIRKS; via the coding sequence ATGCTCAGGACCCAGCTCCCCGCCAACCTCGGCGCCGCCGCACGCGCGATGAAGAACTTCGGCCTCTCGCGCCTCACCCTGGTGGCGCCACGCACCTCGGATCTGCCCGCAGCGCGCGCCGTCGCCGTCCACGCCGAGGACATCATCGATCGCGCGCGCATCGTCGCGAGCCTCGCCGACGCGCTCGCCGACGCCCGCTGGATCGTGGGCACCACCAACCGCCCCATCGCTGGCCAGCGCCAGCTCGCGCCGCCTGCGTTCGCCGAGGAAGCCGCCGCGCGCAGCCACGAAGGCGAGGTCGCGCTCCTCTTCGGCGACGAGCAGAGCGGCCTCTCCAACGCCGATCTCCTCGCCTGCCACGACGCCTCGACCATCCCCACCGAGAAGGAGCAGCCCTCGCTCAACCTCGCCCAGGCCGTCGTGGTGTACGCCAACGCGCTCTTTGGCCACGCGGCCGCGCCGCCGCCGCCGGAGCGCGAAGCGCGCGCCACCGAGAAGTCGCTGAGCGAGGTGGAGCGGGCGTTGCGCGACCTGCTCCATGCCTCGAAGTTTCCGGATCCGGATCGGCCGGGGCACGGCGTGGCCAAGCTGTCGCAGACACTCCGGCGGAGCGGCCTGACGGACGCCGAAGCGCGGCTCTGGCAAGCGGCCCTTCGGCAGGTGGAGCAGCGGCTGATCCGCAAATCCTGA